Proteins encoded in a region of the Variovorax sp. PAMC 28711 genome:
- a CDS encoding MFS transporter: MTFTRPDLLRYGLLGLPLAFVALPLYVILPNHYARDFGVPLAALGAVLLGARLFDAVVDPLLGRLADRLQARSPRAVLGFGACAAGVLALGFTLLFFPQWLVDTSRHGTLLALTAVLLAVTYAGYSALGIAHQSWGAMLGGDALQRSRVVGWREGLGLVGVVLASVVPTLAGLPAMVALFIVLLAVAWWAWTRAPRPAPSAAAHPPADLLLPLRRSAFRRLLAVFVLNGIASAIPATLVLFFVQDRLQAPTSFEPAVLGSYFVCAAASIPLWLRAVPRFGLARCWLAGMVLAIAVFAWAGVLGAGDAIPFLAVCALSGVALGADLVLPSALLAGVIAAQQDTRQAGAYFGWWNVATKLNLALAAGLALPLLGLAGYTPGAREPAALHALTLAYCALPCVLKLIAALALWALVIRPENAPSSLVSKALS; encoded by the coding sequence ATGACCTTCACTCGCCCCGACCTGCTGCGCTACGGCCTCCTCGGGCTGCCGCTCGCGTTCGTGGCGCTGCCGCTCTACGTGATCCTGCCCAATCACTACGCGCGCGACTTCGGCGTGCCGCTGGCCGCGCTCGGTGCGGTGCTGCTCGGCGCACGCCTGTTCGACGCCGTGGTGGACCCGCTGCTCGGCCGGCTCGCCGACCGCCTGCAGGCGCGCTCGCCCCGCGCGGTGCTCGGCTTCGGCGCGTGCGCGGCCGGCGTGCTGGCGCTCGGCTTCACGCTGCTCTTCTTTCCGCAATGGCTGGTCGACACATCACGGCACGGCACGCTGCTCGCATTGACGGCGGTGCTGCTGGCCGTGACCTACGCCGGCTACAGCGCGCTCGGCATCGCGCACCAGTCGTGGGGCGCGATGCTCGGCGGCGATGCGCTGCAGCGCAGCCGCGTGGTCGGCTGGCGCGAAGGGCTCGGCCTCGTCGGCGTGGTGCTGGCTTCGGTGGTGCCGACGCTCGCGGGCCTGCCCGCGATGGTGGCGCTGTTCATCGTGCTGCTGGCCGTCGCGTGGTGGGCCTGGACGCGGGCGCCGCGCCCAGCGCCGTCTGCCGCCGCCCATCCGCCGGCCGATCTGTTGCTGCCGCTGCGCCGCAGCGCGTTCCGCCGTCTGCTCGCCGTGTTCGTGCTCAACGGCATCGCGAGTGCCATCCCGGCCACGCTGGTGCTCTTCTTCGTGCAGGACCGGCTGCAGGCGCCCACCTCGTTCGAACCGGCGGTGCTCGGCAGCTACTTCGTCTGCGCCGCGGCATCGATCCCGCTCTGGTTGCGCGCCGTGCCGCGCTTCGGCCTTGCGCGCTGCTGGCTCGCCGGCATGGTGCTGGCCATCGCGGTGTTCGCGTGGGCGGGCGTGCTGGGCGCGGGCGATGCGATACCGTTTCTCGCGGTGTGCGCGCTGTCGGGCGTCGCGCTCGGCGCCGACCTCGTGCTGCCGTCCGCGTTGCTCGCCGGCGTGATCGCCGCACAACAAGACACACGACAGGCCGGCGCGTACTTCGGCTGGTGGAACGTCGCGACCAAGCTCAACCTCGCCCTGGCCGCCGGCCTTGCGCTGCCGCTGCTCGGACTGGCGGGCTACACGCCTGGCGCACGCGAGCCGGCCGCGCTGCACGCCCTCACCTTGGCCTATTGCGCGCTGCCCTGCGTGCTGAAACTGATCGCTGCGCTCGCCCTGTGGGCGCTGGTGATCCGGCCCGAAAACGCTCCCTCTTCCCTTGTCTCGAAAGCACTCTCATGA
- a CDS encoding chalcone isomerase family protein: MFAQTAEANPPAELNAALPEARRSGATRLKMWGFDIYDASLWVTPGFRADRWAQRPLALELRYLRNFDGEDIARRSLDEIRRAGPVSETQAVQWMREMRGAFPNVKKGDRLLGVYEPDTGVRFFHNGTATTPIADPQFAQRFFAIWLGAQTSEPAMREALLGK, from the coding sequence GTGTTCGCGCAGACCGCTGAAGCCAACCCGCCTGCCGAACTGAACGCGGCATTGCCCGAGGCGCGGCGCTCCGGCGCCACGCGGCTGAAGATGTGGGGCTTCGACATCTACGACGCGAGCCTGTGGGTCACGCCCGGCTTTCGTGCCGACCGCTGGGCCCAGCGCCCGCTCGCGCTCGAACTGCGCTACCTGCGCAACTTCGATGGCGAGGACATCGCCAGGCGTTCGCTCGACGAGATCAGGCGCGCGGGACCGGTGAGCGAAACGCAGGCCGTGCAGTGGATGCGCGAAATGCGGGGCGCGTTCCCCAACGTGAAGAAAGGCGACCGCCTGCTCGGCGTGTACGAGCCCGACACCGGCGTGCGCTTTTTCCACAACGGAACCGCCACGACACCGATCGCCGATCCGCAATTCGCCCAGCGCTTCTTCGCGATCTGGCTCGGTGCGCAAACCTCCGAACCGGCCATGCGCGAAGCGCTGCTCGGCAAATGA
- a CDS encoding SAM-dependent methyltransferase, with protein MTPTSTTAPRFSLPQDAPSAARTVLGMLQRLAHGSLTVRLPDGSVQHFGAAPGTGPTASLTLRNWEPCRAALKSGDIGFAESYIAGDWSTPNLTDLLKVFIANRRAIEDVVYGSWFGRLLYRVRHLLHRNSKAGSSRNIHAHYDLGNAFYTLWLDETMNYSSAWFEGNLAGPMREAQHAKVRRALEMANVQPGDRVLEIGCGWGALAEMAASSFGASVTGVTLSTEQLAFAQGRTAGLSVDLRLQDYRDIKDAPFDAICSIEMVEAVGREYWPTYFQSVSRLLKPGGRACVQSIVIDDELFDRYIDSTDFIQQYIFPGGCLPCPREFRREAEAAGLEVVDAFAFGADYAETLRRWRENFLAQRGHILQLGFDERFMRIWEFYLAYCEAAFAQANIDVVQYTLQKR; from the coding sequence ATGACCCCGACCAGCACCACCGCCCCCCGTTTCTCGTTGCCGCAAGACGCCCCGAGCGCCGCGCGCACCGTGCTCGGCATGCTGCAGCGCCTGGCGCACGGCTCGCTCACCGTGCGCCTGCCCGATGGCTCGGTGCAGCACTTCGGCGCCGCGCCCGGCACCGGCCCGACCGCATCGCTCACCTTGCGCAACTGGGAGCCGTGCCGCGCTGCGCTCAAGTCGGGCGACATCGGCTTCGCAGAGAGCTACATCGCCGGCGACTGGAGCACGCCCAACCTCACCGATCTGCTCAAGGTGTTCATCGCCAACCGCCGCGCCATCGAAGACGTGGTGTACGGCAGCTGGTTTGGCCGCCTGCTGTACCGCGTGCGCCACCTGTTGCACCGCAACAGCAAGGCCGGCAGCTCGCGCAACATCCACGCGCACTACGACCTGGGCAACGCGTTCTACACGCTGTGGCTCGACGAGACGATGAACTATTCGTCGGCATGGTTCGAAGGCAACCTCGCAGGGCCGATGCGCGAGGCACAGCACGCCAAGGTGCGGCGCGCGCTCGAAATGGCCAACGTGCAGCCTGGCGACCGCGTGCTCGAAATCGGCTGCGGCTGGGGCGCATTGGCCGAGATGGCCGCGAGCAGCTTCGGCGCTTCGGTGACCGGCGTCACGCTGTCGACCGAGCAGCTTGCTTTCGCGCAGGGCCGCACCGCGGGGCTGTCGGTCGACCTGCGCCTGCAGGACTACCGCGACATCAAGGATGCGCCGTTCGACGCCATCTGCTCGATCGAGATGGTCGAGGCTGTTGGCCGCGAATACTGGCCGACGTATTTCCAGAGCGTGAGCCGGTTGCTGAAGCCCGGCGGCCGCGCCTGCGTGCAGAGCATCGTCATCGACGACGAGCTGTTCGACCGCTACATCGACTCCACCGATTTCATCCAGCAATACATCTTCCCAGGCGGCTGCCTGCCGTGCCCGCGCGAGTTCCGGCGCGAGGCCGAAGCGGCCGGACTCGAGGTGGTCGACGCGTTCGCGTTCGGCGCGGACTATGCCGAAACGCTGCGCCGCTGGCGCGAGAATTTCCTGGCGCAGCGCGGCCACATCCTGCAACTCGGCTTCGACGAAAGGTTCATGCGCATATGGGAGTTCTACCTGGCGTATTGCGAAGCGGCATTCGCGCAAGCCAACATCGACGTGGTGCAGTACACGCTGCAAAAACGATAG
- a CDS encoding DUF1365 domain-containing protein — MARSGASTALIGFGEVRHARLKPRANAFTYQTWFLMLPMGALRGNGGGALAFNRTGLISFHDADHGDGRGPEQGGALAWLDETLAAHGIHDATGEAWLHCYPRVLGYTFKPVSFWYCHTAAGALRAIVVEVNNTFGERHCYLLDRPVYGMEMKATKSFHVSPFCRVEGDYRFRFFVDEHRTRTVVRIDHDDDTGPLLETSVSGRLEAFDTASARRAFWRYPLMTFGLIARIHWQAAKLWWKRIPFVTKPAAPDHFVSRGISPDSKASP, encoded by the coding sequence ATGGCGCGATCGGGCGCGTCGACCGCATTGATCGGCTTCGGCGAAGTGCGCCATGCGCGCCTCAAGCCGAGGGCCAACGCCTTCACCTACCAGACCTGGTTCCTGATGCTGCCGATGGGCGCGCTGCGCGGCAACGGTGGCGGCGCGCTCGCGTTCAATCGCACCGGCCTCATTTCATTCCACGACGCCGATCATGGCGACGGCCGGGGTCCGGAACAGGGTGGCGCGCTCGCATGGCTCGACGAGACGCTCGCCGCACACGGCATCCACGACGCCACCGGCGAAGCCTGGCTGCACTGCTATCCACGCGTGCTCGGCTACACCTTCAAGCCGGTGAGCTTCTGGTACTGCCACACGGCGGCCGGCGCGTTGCGCGCCATCGTGGTCGAGGTCAACAACACCTTCGGCGAGCGCCACTGCTACCTGCTCGATCGCCCGGTGTACGGCATGGAGATGAAGGCCACCAAGTCCTTCCATGTGTCGCCGTTCTGCCGCGTCGAAGGCGACTACCGCTTCCGCTTTTTCGTCGACGAGCACCGCACGCGCACCGTGGTGCGCATCGACCATGACGACGACACCGGCCCGCTGCTCGAAACCAGCGTCAGCGGCCGGCTCGAGGCCTTCGACACCGCCAGCGCACGGCGTGCGTTCTGGCGCTATCCGTTGATGACCTTCGGCCTCATCGCACGCATCCACTGGCAAGCCGCAAAGCTGTGGTGGAAGCGCATTCCCTTCGTGACCAAGCCCGCCGCGCCCGACCATTTCGTGTCGCGCGGCATCAGCCCCGACAGCAAGGCGAGCCCATGA
- a CDS encoding NAD(P)/FAD-dependent oxidoreductase has translation MTATVAVIGAGISGLAAAHSLRASAAVTLFEASDYFGGHAHTVDITLPRSAEDPTAVTHGVDTGFLVYNDRTYPNLIRLFADLGVETALSEMSFSVQATRPEGGALEWSGNNLATVFAQRRNLFDGQFLGMLGDLLRFNRLTTRIAQAGTERELAQPLDEFLTAHRFGDAFRNWYFLPMMGCIWSCPTAQMLQFPVATMIRFCHNHGLIQIANRPQWRTVAGGSRHYVDKITAGLADKRLATPVRRVTRTANGVLVSTDVGTERFDHVVLATHSDESLAMLGDASDAEAAVLGAIRYQPNHAVLHTDASVLPQRRTAWAAWNYERAATGEREADGVCLHYLLNKLQPLPWTQPVIVSLNPVRPIARSEVMAEYDYAHPVFDLSAIRAQNDVVALQGQRNTWFAGAWMGYGFHEDGLKAGLTAADGVRARLGTSRTARHAA, from the coding sequence TTGACCGCCACGGTCGCTGTCATCGGTGCCGGCATCTCCGGCCTCGCCGCCGCGCATTCGTTGCGCGCATCGGCCGCGGTCACCTTGTTTGAAGCCAGCGACTATTTCGGCGGACACGCCCACACCGTTGACATCACGCTGCCGCGCTCCGCAGAAGACCCGACCGCTGTCACGCACGGTGTCGACACGGGCTTCCTGGTCTATAACGACCGCACCTACCCCAACCTGATCCGCCTGTTTGCCGACCTCGGCGTGGAAACGGCGCTGTCCGAGATGTCGTTCTCTGTGCAAGCCACGCGGCCCGAGGGCGGCGCCTTGGAGTGGAGCGGCAACAACCTCGCCACCGTGTTCGCGCAGCGGCGCAATCTGTTCGATGGCCAGTTCCTCGGCATGCTGGGCGACCTGCTGCGTTTCAACCGCCTCACCACGCGCATTGCCCAGGCCGGGACCGAGCGCGAACTGGCGCAGCCGCTGGACGAATTCCTGACCGCCCATCGGTTCGGCGACGCGTTTCGGAACTGGTACTTCCTGCCGATGATGGGTTGCATCTGGAGCTGCCCGACGGCGCAAATGCTGCAGTTCCCGGTCGCGACCATGATCCGCTTTTGCCACAACCACGGACTGATCCAGATCGCCAATCGCCCGCAGTGGCGCACCGTGGCCGGCGGCTCGCGCCACTATGTCGACAAGATCACCGCTGGCCTGGCAGACAAGCGGCTCGCGACACCGGTACGCCGCGTCACGCGCACCGCGAACGGCGTCCTGGTGTCGACCGATGTCGGCACCGAGCGCTTCGACCATGTCGTGCTCGCGACGCATTCCGACGAATCGCTGGCGATGCTTGGCGACGCGAGCGACGCCGAAGCCGCGGTGCTCGGCGCGATCCGCTATCAGCCAAACCACGCGGTGCTGCACACCGATGCCTCCGTCCTGCCGCAGCGACGCACCGCCTGGGCCGCCTGGAACTACGAGCGCGCCGCCACCGGCGAGCGCGAAGCCGATGGCGTCTGCCTGCACTACCTGCTCAACAAACTGCAGCCCTTGCCCTGGACACAACCTGTCATCGTTTCACTGAATCCGGTGCGGCCGATCGCACGTAGTGAAGTGATGGCCGAATACGACTACGCCCACCCGGTTTTCGATCTGTCCGCGATCCGCGCGCAGAACGACGTCGTCGCACTGCAGGGCCAGCGCAACACCTGGTTCGCCGGCGCCTGGATGGGCTACGGGTTTCACGAAGACGGGCTCAAGGCCGGCCTGACTGCGGCCGACGGCGTGCGCGCCCGCCTCGGCACCTCGCGCACGGCACGGCACGCTGCATGA
- a CDS encoding glutathione peroxidase, whose amino-acid sequence MALVTLGVSLALSAAPARAQSAAPVAPAAAPVTCPAILQHTFGRLQDEKPQPLCQYAGKVILVVNTASFCGFTPQYKGLEALDMKYRARGLIVLGFPSNDFSQEAGTNKQIAEFCESTFGVKFPMFVKSSVRGSDANPLFKQLAQISGTAPKWNFYKYLIGRDGKVVEAYSSMTAPDDKAFVRELEKQLGAD is encoded by the coding sequence ATGGCCCTGGTGACCCTCGGTGTTTCTCTTGCACTTTCTGCGGCGCCTGCACGCGCACAAAGTGCCGCACCGGTGGCACCCGCTGCGGCGCCTGTGACCTGTCCTGCCATCCTGCAACACACGTTCGGGCGCTTGCAAGACGAAAAACCCCAACCACTCTGCCAGTACGCGGGCAAGGTCATTCTGGTTGTGAACACGGCCAGCTTTTGTGGGTTTACACCGCAATACAAGGGTCTCGAAGCGCTCGACATGAAATACCGCGCCCGCGGCCTGATCGTTCTGGGCTTCCCCTCTAACGATTTTTCGCAGGAGGCCGGCACCAACAAGCAGATTGCCGAGTTCTGCGAGAGCACCTTCGGCGTCAAGTTTCCAATGTTCGTGAAGTCGTCGGTGCGCGGAAGCGACGCCAATCCGCTCTTCAAGCAGCTGGCGCAAATCTCGGGCACCGCGCCCAAATGGAATTTCTACAAGTACCTGATCGGCCGCGACGGCAAGGTCGTCGAGGCCTATTCGAGCATGACCGCCCCCGACGACAAGGCCTTTGTCCGCGAGCTGGAAAAGCAGCTCGGGGCAGATTAA
- a CDS encoding ferritin, with translation MLYPELFRQLESVRWDMDKDIPWQSFEPTQLSDEQAQTIKMNAITEWAALPATEMFLRDNRHDSDFSAFMSIWFFEEQKHSLVLMEYLKRFSPQHAPTEQELHDIRFDFDPAPPLETLMLHFCGEIRLNHWYRRAAEWHTEPVIKHIYTTLSQDEARHGGAYLRYMKKAMEKFGDEARAAFVKVGVLMASARRTAQALHPTNLHVSKALFPNDTIQSRMPDPDWLEHWLDHQIKFDSVWENKVGERILHNLSLLMNRSFKSVQELNRYRKELSATIGPKAIYQGA, from the coding sequence ATGCTTTATCCGGAACTCTTCAGACAACTCGAATCCGTCCGCTGGGACATGGACAAGGACATTCCGTGGCAGTCCTTCGAGCCCACGCAGCTGTCGGACGAGCAGGCGCAAACCATCAAGATGAACGCGATCACCGAGTGGGCGGCGCTGCCGGCCACCGAGATGTTCCTGCGCGACAACCGGCATGACAGCGATTTCTCCGCCTTCATGTCGATCTGGTTTTTCGAAGAGCAGAAGCACTCGCTGGTGCTGATGGAATACCTCAAGCGCTTCAGCCCGCAGCACGCGCCGACCGAGCAAGAACTGCACGACATCCGCTTCGACTTCGACCCGGCGCCGCCGCTCGAAACGCTGATGCTGCACTTCTGCGGCGAGATCCGCCTCAACCACTGGTACCGCCGGGCGGCCGAGTGGCACACCGAGCCGGTCATCAAGCACATCTACACCACGCTGAGCCAGGACGAAGCGCGCCACGGCGGCGCGTACCTGCGCTACATGAAGAAAGCAATGGAAAAGTTCGGCGACGAGGCGCGTGCCGCCTTCGTCAAGGTCGGCGTGCTCATGGCCAGTGCGCGACGCACCGCGCAGGCGCTGCACCCGACCAATCTGCATGTCAGCAAGGCGCTGTTTCCGAACGACACGATCCAGAGCCGCATGCCCGATCCGGACTGGCTCGAGCATTGGCTCGACCACCAGATCAAGTTCGATTCGGTCTGGGAGAACAAGGTCGGGGAGCGCATCCTGCATAACCTGAGCCTGCTGATGAACCGCAGTTTCAAGTCCGTACAGGAACTCAACCGCTATCGCAAGGAACTGTCGGCGACCATCGGGCCGAAGGCCATCTACCAGGGCGCGTGA
- a CDS encoding septal ring lytic transglycosylase RlpA family protein, which produces MDRALVVAALGIALLLAGCASGPRSGRDGAPSHPPANVARVPDAEPRIEAIRSSGGTSKPYTVLGRSYAPIADDRPFRESGLASWYGSKFHAQSTASGEPYDMYAMTAAHKTLPLPSYVRVRNPANGREAIVRVNDRGPFHDDRVIDLSYAAAAKLDLLRGVAPVEIERITNEDIRTGAWRRPDNGTALADAAPSRVAPRGEALPFAEQSVAVPAAITTPVVAAPRAEVSELPAMTPLAAAPLPTAAPLAATSSAAEPPPGLATAGFWIQLGAFSQLDGALAFRQKVARGMPDLAPVLNVFSESNTHRVQAGPYASRDVARGTAEQVRNGLQLVPMVVERR; this is translated from the coding sequence ATGGATCGCGCGCTCGTCGTCGCTGCACTGGGCATCGCCCTGCTGCTCGCGGGCTGCGCGAGCGGACCCCGCAGCGGTCGCGATGGCGCACCGTCCCATCCGCCGGCCAACGTCGCGCGCGTGCCCGATGCCGAGCCCCGCATCGAGGCGATTCGCAGCAGCGGCGGCACCAGCAAGCCGTACACCGTGCTGGGCCGTTCTTATGCGCCGATCGCAGACGACCGGCCGTTTCGCGAGTCAGGTCTTGCATCCTGGTACGGCAGCAAGTTCCACGCGCAGTCGACCGCCAGCGGCGAGCCGTACGACATGTATGCGATGACCGCCGCGCACAAGACACTGCCGCTGCCGAGCTACGTGCGGGTGCGCAATCCGGCAAACGGCCGCGAGGCGATCGTCCGCGTCAACGACCGCGGGCCGTTCCACGACGACCGGGTGATCGACCTCAGTTACGCGGCAGCTGCCAAGCTCGACCTGTTGCGCGGCGTGGCGCCGGTCGAGATCGAGCGCATCACCAACGAAGACATCCGCACCGGCGCGTGGCGCCGGCCGGACAACGGCACCGCGCTGGCCGATGCCGCGCCGTCGCGCGTGGCGCCCCGGGGGGAAGCCCTTCCTTTTGCAGAGCAGAGCGTGGCGGTGCCGGCGGCGATCACCACGCCTGTGGTTGCCGCGCCGCGCGCCGAGGTGAGCGAACTCCCGGCCATGACGCCGCTGGCCGCGGCCCCGCTGCCGACCGCCGCGCCGCTAGCCGCAACATCATCCGCAGCCGAGCCGCCGCCGGGCCTCGCCACGGCGGGGTTCTGGATTCAGTTGGGGGCCTTCAGCCAGCTCGACGGCGCACTGGCGTTCCGGCAGAAGGTCGCGCGGGGCATGCCGGACCTGGCGCCGGTGCTCAATGTGTTCAGCGAATCGAACACGCACCGGGTGCAGGCCGGGCCGTATGCCTCGCGCGATGTGGCACGCGGCACGGCGGAGCAGGTCCGCAACGGCTTGCAACTGGTGCCGATGGTGGTCGAGCGGCGCTGA
- the glnE gene encoding bifunctional [glutamate--ammonia ligase]-adenylyl-L-tyrosine phosphorylase/[glutamate--ammonia-ligase] adenylyltransferase: protein MTASLSPGSARLPVTSTPEPVMPLSAHSRFVQRLRRRYADDLALLPPGTPLRPQVAAAYAALRARGDNVADALRTVRQLVMERLAVLDCEQQAPLADVTQAVTELAEFALDAACREALAELEAVHGIPRGEGGERAHLFVVGMGKLGARELNVSSDIDLIYLYDHDGETEGNAEGRSRLSNQEYFARAVKRIYALVGDTTEHGFVFRIDLMLRPNGNSGPTVVSLDALEDYLQAQGREWERFAWLKSRVVAPFANVADGSAQALRGVVLPFVFRRYLDYSVFDALRILHRQIREQSARRSAGRPERANDVKLSRGGIREIEFTVQLLQVVRGGQFPELRTRPTLDALQRIARAGLMPQETADALASAYEFLRRVEHRIQYLDDQQTHMLPVNDDDLRWIAQTMGYPDTCPFLAQLDTHREFVAQEFDTLLGGEAKCTGCNGKGAATPLELADLIDSLPPAFGARVREWCDHPRVLALRDDTRARLRQLVQRTGQWLSEPDGEAAGQIGHHEVAALRWADWIEPLLRRESYLALLVERPAVQERLLRLMGAAKWPARYLVQHPGVIDELASDEMLSGRFDAVDFERELEARHHSLRGTGEADEERLLNLLRHAHHAELFRTLARDVDRRITVEQVADDLSALADVVLRVTARWCWPHVRNPHREQPQFAVIGYGKLGGKELGYGSDLDIVFVYEDDDERAGDVYAAYVRKLINWLTVKTREGDLFEIDTALRPNGNSGLLTISFEAYEKYQLRRGSNTAWTWEHQAMTRARFVLGDAALGARFDGVREAVIVAPRDREALKAEIMAMRDKVRAAHPVKAGRFDVKHSPGGMVDAEFAVQFLVLSASAAHPELIPNVGNIALLARAEQAGLLPAGLGREAGAAYRELRRVQHRARLNEEPTQVTLPALTGERDTMLALWKAVFG from the coding sequence ATGACCGCCAGCCTCTCGCCGGGTTCCGCCCGACTCCCTGTGACTTCTACGCCCGAACCGGTGATGCCGTTGTCGGCGCATTCCCGCTTTGTGCAGCGGCTGCGCCGCCGCTATGCCGACGACTTGGCGCTCTTGCCGCCCGGCACGCCGCTGCGTCCGCAGGTGGCCGCGGCCTACGCCGCGCTGCGCGCGCGCGGAGACAACGTCGCCGATGCCTTGCGCACCGTTCGCCAGCTCGTGATGGAGCGCCTCGCCGTGCTCGACTGCGAGCAGCAGGCGCCGCTCGCCGATGTCACGCAGGCCGTCACCGAACTCGCCGAATTCGCACTCGATGCGGCCTGCCGCGAGGCGCTGGCCGAACTCGAAGCGGTGCACGGCATCCCGCGCGGCGAAGGCGGCGAACGCGCGCACCTCTTCGTGGTCGGCATGGGCAAGCTCGGCGCACGCGAGCTCAATGTGTCGAGCGACATCGACCTGATCTATCTCTACGACCACGACGGCGAAACCGAAGGCAACGCCGAAGGGCGCTCGCGTCTGTCGAACCAGGAATACTTCGCGCGGGCCGTGAAGCGCATCTATGCGTTGGTGGGCGACACCACCGAGCACGGCTTCGTGTTTCGCATCGACCTCATGCTGCGGCCGAACGGCAACTCGGGCCCGACCGTGGTGTCGCTCGATGCGCTCGAAGACTACCTTCAGGCGCAGGGTCGCGAGTGGGAGCGCTTTGCCTGGCTCAAGAGCCGCGTCGTCGCGCCGTTCGCCAACGTGGCCGATGGCTCGGCGCAAGCGCTGCGCGGCGTGGTGCTGCCCTTCGTGTTCCGGCGCTACCTCGACTACAGCGTGTTCGATGCCCTGCGCATCCTGCATCGGCAGATTCGCGAACAATCGGCGCGCCGCAGCGCAGGACGGCCCGAACGCGCCAACGACGTGAAACTGTCACGGGGCGGCATCCGCGAGATCGAGTTCACCGTGCAGTTGCTGCAGGTGGTGCGTGGCGGCCAGTTCCCCGAGTTGCGCACCCGGCCCACGCTCGACGCCCTGCAACGCATCGCGCGCGCCGGGCTCATGCCGCAGGAAACCGCCGATGCGCTGGCCTCGGCCTACGAATTCCTGCGCCGGGTCGAGCACCGCATCCAGTACCTCGACGACCAGCAGACCCACATGCTGCCGGTGAACGACGACGACCTGCGCTGGATCGCGCAGACCATGGGCTATCCGGACACCTGCCCGTTCCTCGCGCAGCTCGACACGCACCGCGAATTCGTGGCGCAGGAGTTCGACACCTTGCTCGGCGGCGAGGCGAAGTGCACCGGCTGCAACGGCAAGGGCGCAGCGACGCCGCTTGAACTGGCCGATCTCATCGACAGCTTGCCGCCGGCCTTCGGGGCGCGCGTGCGCGAGTGGTGCGACCACCCGCGCGTGCTCGCGTTGCGCGACGACACGCGTGCCCGCCTGCGGCAGCTGGTGCAGCGCACCGGCCAGTGGCTGAGTGAACCCGACGGCGAGGCCGCCGGCCAGATCGGCCACCACGAGGTCGCGGCGCTGCGCTGGGCCGACTGGATCGAGCCGCTGCTGCGCCGCGAGAGCTATCTCGCGCTGCTGGTGGAACGCCCCGCGGTGCAGGAGCGTCTGCTGCGGCTGATGGGCGCGGCCAAATGGCCCGCGCGCTACCTGGTGCAGCACCCCGGCGTGATCGACGAACTGGCGAGCGACGAAATGCTGTCCGGCCGCTTCGATGCGGTCGACTTCGAGCGCGAGCTGGAGGCGCGCCACCATTCGCTGCGCGGGACCGGCGAAGCCGACGAAGAGCGCCTGCTGAACCTGCTGCGCCACGCACACCATGCCGAGCTGTTTCGCACGCTGGCGCGCGACGTCGACCGCCGCATCACGGTCGAGCAGGTGGCCGACGATTTGAGCGCCCTGGCCGACGTGGTGCTGCGCGTGACGGCACGCTGGTGCTGGCCGCATGTGCGCAACCCGCATCGCGAACAGCCGCAGTTCGCGGTCATCGGCTACGGCAAGCTCGGCGGCAAGGAGCTCGGCTACGGCAGCGATCTGGACATCGTGTTCGTCTACGAAGACGACGACGAGCGCGCCGGCGACGTGTACGCCGCCTATGTGCGCAAGCTCATCAACTGGCTGACGGTCAAGACGCGCGAAGGCGATCTGTTCGAGATCGACACGGCACTGCGGCCCAACGGCAACTCGGGCTTGCTGACCATCAGCTTCGAGGCGTACGAGAAGTACCAGCTCCGGCGCGGCAGCAACACGGCATGGACCTGGGAGCACCAGGCCATGACGCGCGCGCGCTTCGTGCTCGGCGACGCCGCGCTGGGCGCCCGCTTCGACGGCGTTCGCGAGGCCGTGATCGTCGCGCCGCGCGACCGCGAAGCGCTCAAGGCCGAGATCATGGCGATGCGCGACAAGGTGCGCGCGGCGCATCCGGTCAAGGCCGGACGCTTCGACGTCAAGCACAGTCCGGGCGGCATGGTGGACGCGGAATTCGCGGTGCAGTTCCTGGTGCTGTCGGCCTCTGCCGCGCATCCGGAGCTGATCCCGAACGTCGGCAACATCGCCCTGCTCGCGCGCGCCGAGCAGGCAGGCCTGTTGCCGGCCGGCCTGGGCCGCGAGGCCGGCGCGGCGTACCGCGAGTTGCGGCGCGTTCAGCACCGCGCCCGCCTGAACGAGGAGCCGACACAGGTGACGCTGCCCGCGCTGACCGGGGAGCGCGACACGATGCTCGCGCTATGGAAGGCCGTGTTTGGCTGA